The following nucleotide sequence is from Patagioenas fasciata isolate bPatFas1 chromosome 9, bPatFas1.hap1, whole genome shotgun sequence.
TAAATATGATGCTTATGAAACAACTGCAAAGTTATTTGTTGATGAAAATGAATCTTCAAATAATTTTGGGCAAGCGTATTACGCAGTGTGAATTGTTTGCAAACAATTCCCTTGGATTACTCAAGATGTGAAATTCAAATTTGATGTGGGGCAAAATGATAAAAAAATGTAATCAAGTTTTTGAAAATCAGGTGCTCTGAGTACATGAAATTAACAGTTTAAAGGCTGGCTAACGTTTTattgaaattaatatttttcaggAATAATGCTATACATGATTTTGTACTAATGAATTCTAAAGAAAAAACATTCGGTGAAATAGAAATGCAGTAAAATTACAGTCAAACTTCGTAGTTTTAAAAGACATTACAGCCGATTTTCTGATATTATTTATACAGCACACAAAGTGCTGGATCAACAGGTGTTGTCACTCCCCCCAAATGTTTAACGTCATCTGATTTTTTCCCAAGTTAAGTGGGTGCTCTTGCTCATAGGACACACGCAACATCACAGTACTCCTATTTCCTCCTACCTGTCTTGCCCGCAGGTGACAGTAGCGGCTGCCTCCCTTGTACACGTGGCACAAATGCGTCTCCACCTTTAGTGGAATTATCTCACCTGTCATGTACCACAACCACATGATGTTCTACGTAGCtgccacacattgctggctcaaagGGATTGACTCAATCTCAGATTGACTAACAAAccagggttttctttttgttctcatTTCTGACAGATTGATCTGCTGATAACCACCAGATTTCCTTTTGCTATATCCTGAGTTCACAAAGGTGTACCTGTCCCACTCATGCAGCTCAGTCCAGTTCTCTGGAAGTGTCAGTTGGATCTGGCCCCTGACCAACAGCATGTCCCCGCAGGTCACACTCGCTCCTGCAGTGGGGTCACCAGGGGAAACACCACCAAGGAGCAGTCTTGGTGTATTTGTGCATCCCCCCAGCAACCTGCATCCAGTCCATTTGTAGTCCCCATCAGCTTTCTTGCAACCATTTCCTCACCTCCTTAACAGGCCATGTTCCAAACCCGTTTTTCTAGTGCTATTTAGTTATTTCTAGTATACTTCACTGAAATACAAGTGCCTTCGAccttcagcctttcccttatctgaAAAAGCAGACACTTCTTCAAAGAAGTCTGGCAAGATCTGTCAAAGCATTATTTtgtagttttctttaaaaatctgtaGGAAGCCTTGACTCAAGAGTTATAGAATTGCTTTAATCATGTTTGACACTCTTTCCTTCAACAGATAGAGTGGATTGATCTTTTTCCAGATATACTAATAACATACATACTTCATAACAATTACTGGGTTGGAACTTCAGCTTTATGTGCCTCTTCTTTTCATAGTCTGAGCTGGAAATAAGCTGTTTTCCCTAATTTGAACCTGTTAAGCTCTGAGTGTGTACTGAGTTCAGTACAGTTATTTCCGTTATCACTCAGTGATTCCTGTAAGTCATCCCACCTCTGACCTCCAGCACAATATCAGCATCCCTTTGAAAAGCAGAGGTATAAGATTTGGCAAAACACAAGGCCATTTTTTCAATTAATATGTAGCAGACCTACTTACTctacatttctctctctctcttttttttttttagccatgtaaagaaaaaaagccttttcacTAATTGCTTTTGTttagttgggttttctttttgtttccttggcTAATTTCAGCTGCATTTGGTAGCAAAGATTCCCATCTTGATTAAGTTCTTCTTAAAACCTCTTCACTTACTCCTAAAATTTGTTTTGAGCTACTTGGTTGGCTAAGCTGAACTGGGAATGTTAGCTACCAATTTTATCTCCttcattaggattttttttctgattttgattTAAAGAGATtatcaaaaagcatttttaaggCATAGTTTGTTCAAGCATAAGTATATTTTTAAGAATGGTGATAACACTTGTTCCACAGaaattatacttttaaaaattactgtatTATTCAGATGTCATGCCTTCCACTTGCAAATCTTTTCCAGATTATCTGAGATAATGAGTTAAAATTTTAAGTACTTAGAAACCCAAAATTTTACCAATGCTGCAAGTGGAACACAAGCTAGAAAACACACTTACTCAATTTGCACCTAGATGAAAGATCAATCTTCTTAAGCTGACCTTTTGAAAAACCGCATTGGATACAAGCACTAgatgaaattaaaatatacatataaatgcAGGTTAGTAAAAGCACATCAGTAAAAGCTACTGATGCACAGGGAATCACAGGTATAAGAGTAAAATCCCAGCTATCAGTTTCATGAATTTCTGTGTAGCGAAGGAACCAAGCATGTTAAGGCAGATTCAATAGATATACAAGTTATTGCAGATAACCAGGACGCTTTAGAATTTTTGAAAATATCCGGTTGAACAGGTCAGTCTCTTCAATACCAGAATGGCATTATCTTAAAGGGCATGGTAGTCAGTGGATGCTGACTACCTGCCATTGAGAATCAGGCTCCTTTATAATAGATCAAGACACTCAAACTGGAAATAGAGAGCTCTGTGCTTGAAATGAGGATTCACTTTCAATAATAGCCCAAGACTGATCAAGTGTATAGCTCAAACCCAAAAAAGCAGAGCTGTGTTAGAAAGTACCTTGCTCAAATATGTCAAGGCATTAACTAAGCATCTTACACATTTCCAACTTGTTCTTTCTGTCATTTTAGGGGAGAAATGACCAACCACAGTGAGGAATGCAATTTTACTGACATCGACAGCCTAGCAAAGACCCTGCAGCTGGGGATCTCCATCCCCACCTTCATTCTCGGGCTGGTTCTCAACGCCCTGGCcctctttgtgttctgctgtctttggAAGAAACAGAGCAAAACCTCAGTTTATATGATCAATCTCGCGCTTGCAGATGTCTTGCTGATTCTCTCGCTCCCACTCAAGCTGTACTACTCCGTCACAGAAGCGCCTGGACTCCTGTGCTCTTTCATACAGTCTCTCTATTTTATCAATATGTACGGCAGTATCTTCATCATTGTCTGCATTACTGTCGACAGATATATCTGCATAAGGCACCCATTTGAAGGTCGAGCTAAGCAATCCCCCAAATGGGCTATCTTGatttgctgcatcatctgggcagTAGTTTGGCTTTGCAGTGTCCCAATGTATGTATTTCACAAGACAGATGCTTTTCAGTGCTTTTCCAATATGTCAGAACAGACATGGAGCATCCCCCTCATTGTTTCTTTGGAAACCTTTGGATTTCTGATCCCACTTGCAGTGATGATTTTCTGCTCTGCCCAAAACATCTGGATTCTTCTGAATCACAAAAGTCAAGCTAAAACAAAGGCAGA
It contains:
- the GPR55 gene encoding G-protein coupled receptor 55 is translated as MTNHSEECNFTDIDSLAKTLQLGISIPTFILGLVLNALALFVFCCLWKKQSKTSVYMINLALADVLLILSLPLKLYYSVTEAPGLLCSFIQSLYFINMYGSIFIIVCITVDRYICIRHPFEGRAKQSPKWAILICCIIWAVVWLCSVPMYVFHKTDAFQCFSNMSEQTWSIPLIVSLETFGFLIPLAVMIFCSAQNIWILLNHKSQAKTKAEGSGCLRVIIINLVVFLVCFTPFHLGICLQCLVRQNVIVNCSLKQNISLFIQVSMTLANLNCCLDAIFYYFATKEFRDKTHLKKVIELCPVFKPCATRWDGPRWKNSPSSAPPGLTGGQQHHP